Proteins encoded by one window of Lycium barbarum isolate Lr01 chromosome 11, ASM1917538v2, whole genome shotgun sequence:
- the LOC132619739 gene encoding ervatamin-B-like: MTSILPPEDEKTPRQSCSVPEDPDLGKDHFFQNVRFCWLGKNYLLAIDNQGYCCCCWAFSATEAITVAYALKNGGIIIPLSKQQLIDCMFHYSKMPARFANLEKNACFPYHYNKAYESAVDHGIIEENKYKYTEARGECYCSSDVEPVKIKKFERVPEGMKKHSIEKLIEQQPLTCRVRHVRSLQQHRGEEIYQGPNEDEVEEIDKSNDRGDKAGWHAMLIIGYGEEKGEEFYLAKNSWG, translated from the exons ATGACAAGCATTTTGCCTCCCGAGGATGAGAAAACTCCACGTCAAAGCTGCTCGGTGCCAGAAGATCCCGATCTTGGCAAAGATCACTTCTTCCAAAAT GTGCGCTTTTGTTGGTTAGGAAAAAACTACCTTCTTGCTATTGATAATCAAGGATATTGCT gctgctgttgggctttctCCGCGACCGAAGCCATAACGGTGGCTTATGCTCTTAAGAATGGCGGAATAATCATCCCACTCTCAAAACAACAACTTATAGATTGCATGTTTCACTATTCTAAAATGCCTGCTCGATTTGCAAACTTGGAGAAGAATGCATGCTTCCCTTACCATTATAATAAGGCATACGAATCTGCTGTGGATCATGGTATAATTGAAGAAAACAAATATAAATATACTGAGGCAAGAGGTGAATGTTATTGCTCATCAGATGTG GAGCCTGTTAAGATAAAGAAATTCGAGCGAGTTCCCGAAGGCATGAAAAAACATAGCATAGAAAAGCTTATCGAGCAACAACCACTTACTTGCCGTGTTCGTCATGTCCGTAGCCTTCAACAGCACCGCGGAGAG GAAATATACCAGGGCCCAAATGAGGATGAAGTTGAAGAAATAGACAAAAGCAATGATAGAGGAGATAAAGCAGGGTGGCACGCGATGCTAATCATTGGGTACGGTGAAGAGAAAGGGGAGGAATTTTACCTGGCGAAGAATAGTTGGGGATGA